AGGAAATTGGTTGTAATTAACAATTCAGACATACCTATAATATGATGTGATAACAATAGTGCTCTCCCTTTAGCAGCTAATTCTGTTTCTCATTCAAGAAGCAAGCATGTGGAGCTCAATGCGTTCATTTCGTACGTGATAAGGTAATAGACAAGAAAGCTGAGGTTGGTTTTCTTCCATCAGAAAAACAACTTGTAGATGGTTAAACAAAGCCATTGACAGAAGGAAAATTTGTTCAGCTGCGTTCCAAACTCAAAATCCTTCCTACACCGTTTCATTTGAGAGGGGAAGTGAATCTCATCTTATATATGGCAGCAACTTACTCCAAATTAGTGTCCAACATTCAAGACCTACAAAATTACAAATGTTGTGGGTTTCAGTGATTGTGGGCTTTAGCAAGAATAAGTTTATGAGACCTtctcaaaaatataaataatgcggcaaaatatttatcgaacaattccaaaaacggaaaaagtctaGAGACCTACggtataaaatatcaaaaatatctCGTCAATCATGTCGTCAATagcgcgtgtaatatatttgcgatcgtttagatatgactacaattttacgcgatcgtttagatatggttcaatacatatgcgatcgtttagatatggttcaatacaTATGCGATcctttagatatggctacaaggtgatcgtttacatatggttataatttatacgcgatcgtttagatatgactacaatttatacgtgatcgtttacaTATAGTTACAATTTATATACggtcgtttagatatggttacaatttatcttttcaatttcattgtttaattttgttagacgatgtttagatttctttacacgatatcgatcgtttagatttatttaaacgatcatttactttttttttacgtgatcgtttacatttggctactgcaatccaaatgattttttttttcaagattttttatatacgatattttttttataggatcgtctacttttttaaacgatcgtttacattgcctatttcaatctaaatgatctttttttcaaaatctttatacacaatcatttatttttttacacgatcgtttacatttgactactccaatttaaatgattttttaattctttatacacgatattttagattttgctattttgttgtacacagttgtctaaatttggttacacaaatgtaaatgcgtaaaaaaaatgaaaaaaagaaagatgattgatagaaatcgcagcgaaaaaaaagaagaggaaaggtagaaagacgatgaaaagaaatcgaagtgaaaaaaaaaaacaaagagaaaaagaggtAAAATGATGCAAAAATTAaacatcataaataaaaaattgaaaaataagaaagatgatggaaataaattgaaaaaagaaaaagagaaaagaagaaagacaaaatcgCAGAGAAGACGGGGAGGACAAAATAATAGGAagaagacgaatcgcgaggaagaaaaagaaagatgaaagaacaaacctgaaatatttaaaaaatggctaaccttaTAGGCTCTGTTACACGACTCGTAAATAATTTAcggttttgttacatttatgtaagttttcctgagtttatttcatttttttatttttgctttttatttatgtttattgTAATTAGTTTAAGTGGAAGTTTACTTTTTTAGGTTTTGTTCCTAAGTTATTTTTATAATCGGTGGGTAGCGGTGTTAGCTTCTTACGACTTAACCCCTCATAATTGGGTATTTAAATCCCTTTCTAAGGTTAACAAAATTATCAACTATTCAACTTTTTCCTAAAATccaatataattaattattacttGAACACTATTATCTTTTATAGTGGGCACTACCTACCtacacaaattaaaaataaaaattacattaaTCGGACAAATAGTccaaatatgaaataatttgaCAGCAACTTGATCGATATTAACACAAAAGTTAAATCAACATTTtcgttattaaatgtcattaaataatatttttttattatatatatatatatatatatatatatatatatatatatatatattaaaatatataggACCTTgacaatattcttttttttagtattcattgttggaatttatgtcctaaaccccaagtttgtagttatattctattcaataaagtgattatcgaagacttattagtgaaaatagaatactatgattttgaatccaataaactaaggtctcgaGATTATCTAGTATAgatttgaactttatgtaaagacataacgTGTATCAAGTTCGACTATGTAGCTCAAACGGTTTATATTAGGGTATGAATAAAGTTGGGCGTCTTATCCTGGaaatactatggatgcgacctattttgtagttagtacaaacaatgtgatccctaatcgttcatgtagagacatgggagtggagacatcctatgtaaagagtttacataaagactaaaaccatgaaatagtcacttttaagttataataccattgactgtataaaactgactatttcaattatgatgacctaggtaacttaatcttaatcttgagctaactagaaacttctgttcaaacgaaATTATCCTTATATTTGCATAAGTGAGGACAACTTAACAACGCTGatccaataagccttccatttcagaaGGTGCAAGAAGAAGTTCACTCCTACTCACTtaagggttagtagataggttgttcccttaaggattgaatccaagtcttgaacaaggggccccaccctctaaTTGGCCCGAGAGAGATTTGGTTTATAGATTATTGAACTTAAAACCAATTGTCCAATAGTTGATCAGTCAGACTTAAGGAGCAAATGTAGTCGggggtaaaatgatattttagcCCAGTCGAGTttacgaacaacctgtaaatgattaacttactgatcatggtcaTATCAAACAGAGAAAAACATATCTATAGTGAgtggagtgcaactacgagactttagtggaatgattcGTTAGTTAGCGAATGTTGATTACTTCGGTTTAAAAgggtttaaccagttaatctcgtatcattggagcccatgatctatagattCATGAGGTTTCCCTGCtagctagctcatatggaattaacttacaacaatatgttggaataatttgaattgttcgaactAGGTAAAGTGggagaaactgacaaatatatgtgatataattgtcggttataagtttgagatagagttttatgtttaatgtgatttaaatattaaaaatatgaataaggaTTCATATTCAAAAGTTCGTAATtcatggaaatggtcaaagttataaaaattcaaaatgttgacttttaacattgaaaaaatcaaactttgatatgctctatattcaaatgtgatttaaatttcagaaaaatgagtGCGGATTCGTGCTCGGAAGgtcagaattagtcaagatggacaaaatggtaaaaagttaaaatgttgacttttgacttaaaaaagtcaaagattgacttttgacttaaaaaagtcaaagattgacttttgacttaaaaaagtCAAAGATTGACTTTGATTTAAATGATCCAATGACCATATTGCTCTTGGACTAAGTTaatggaaaaatccaacattttgttggataatcccactaacacttagtggaaTAAGTGAGATAACTGGTTACATGAGATGTAGatacctagcccactaagttccactaatggttagtggaatgataagtgttgagattttataaacaaattacatgcatttgtgcatttaatttgtttataaatagGCATTATTTCAAATGGGTGAGAACTTTTggtaatttttgtaattttgaattgtAAAATAAACATAATTCTTATTTCTCTTCCTAATTTCAAACCTAAGTTCTTCATTCCAATTTCAATCATTATCTCTCTATTTCCTTCACTTATTGGGTGCTACAATCAAGTTCTAAGTCTGGAGTATaatggttaaactctactggtGGTCCCGAGTTCGTGTTCGTGAGGAGATTATGTTAGACGTCCTATATTACACACTTATAAAAGGAGGGGCAAGAAGGGAATAACACCAATCGAGTCATCTAGACATGTTACTGAAAGAGAGAATTCACCTGAGTGGCTCCGACGTTTATGATTGAATATAAAGAGAGAATGTTCAGGGATTTGAAAAATAGAGTTTTTGTAGTAAAGGCTGCTGTGGCTTTTATTGGGAGAAGTTTCCCAACCTTTTCTAAGGAGCTGGGTTTTCCATTCTGTTTTTCCTTATTTGTTCTTGATCTTTTTAGCTTCCTTGTGAATTGATATTTTGGATTGAGCAATATAAATATTACAGAgtgctgtttttgtttctctCTTGTTGAGTGTTTGATTGATTTTCAAGTTGAAGACCTtacaaattggtatcagagctagTCCATTCTTGCTAGGTGAAGATCCATGGCtaagaagaaaatagaagagTGTGTTGATAGTCATGGAAGGGAAATGGCACGAATTAAGGAGATGATCCTTGCATTAAAGATGAGTGTGGAAAGACCCACTGAACTGATGAGATGAAAGAAAACAGTAGCAATAAAAGAAGGAAGGAATTTGGCATGTCTAATGGTTTGGACTACAAGACGAAAGAGAAAATAGAAGAAGTTGAGGCAACAACTACCCTGGAAGAGGGGATCATTTGACAGAAGCAAATACAAGAAGTTGGATGATGAAGATAATTAAgattttgtaaattaattttgaattattgtaaatttcaatttaaaatgtatAAGACAATTTCTCTCTATTCAATTGAAATTTAGATCATATCATTTTTAGACTTCTCGATGCATCTATTTCACGGagattatattaaattattgataAAGAAAACTAACATAACATAATAGAGAGAAATTTTCTTatacattttaaattgaaatttacaataattcaaaattaatttacaaaattttaattatcttcATCATCTTCTATGACATCATCGCCTTGTCGTCGACTACGTGACATGCGTCTAATCACCTTGAGGGGTAATTGATTAAATTGATAGCTTGGGGTGTTATATTGTAACGAAAAGCACCTAACTTAGAGGTGGTTTGTGCAATTTTCAAAAAATCTAAGACAAATATTTTGAATTGAATTTCATAGGTTGAATGAAGCTTTTGGATTTTTCCAAGTTAAGAATTGGATCCTTGTGAAAAAGGAGAGAACAATCGAAAAAGTTCTTGATCAAAACAGGTATATTATTACCCAATATTAAATGTGAACTTTAAATCTTCTCAAAGAGAACAGATCATCAAATATCAAGAATCAAATCTAATCACATAATAAAGTAGGTAAATAAAAAGTTGTTCAATTTCAAATAAGTcaaattgaaaatgtttgtATCAAACAATTCACTATTCCATAGTTTAGTTTTATTTAGCTACACAGTTTACGTTTAGGTTTTAACTAGAAAAATTCTAATATTTCACCGTAAAGAAAATTTTCTCACAATAAAATTCCTTTTTagatttaacaaaataaatttaaaaaattagataTATTAACTCAAATTTATTACTTTTGCACAAATCGTAAAAAATAAGCAAAGTCCatgaaatgtaaaaaaaaaataataaaaaaataataataataatatagaacACACAATATATAAGATACACTAATGATATACATTTTGGAAAATTTTATACACTAAAAATTATCATATTTGCaccaaatagaaaaaaaatatatagatgcCGCACCTTGAAtatcctattttttttttattatttgtcaCCCACCAcaatttttcataaaaatattgGCTCACTTATTAAGAAGAAATAATTATAGAactgaaattaattagtaaagCCTTCACATAAGTCAATAAAACACATGGGGTGTGTTTGTAATTAATGAGAAAGTAGAATAATTTATTGATACGTAGAGAAGTAAAAGTCAAATACATAACTAATGAAAGGCAAGATAAAATAAAAGGGCTAATTAAAAGTGAAGTACTTAGTGAAGGGAATTAACAATAAGTTTAAAATCATGAAGAAACATAGCTCCATCTCCATCCCCATCCAAAGAAGCCACAATAGCCATGGAATCCTCAAGTGAAACATCCAACCCTAAATTCACAAACACATCATAAAGCTCTTCCCCACTCACAAGATCATCCCCATCTGCCTTTAGAGCCTCTAGAGCTATCTTCAAATAGCTCCCCAGCTCCCCAACTTCCATATTCTTTGCATTCATCTCTAAGAACTCCCCCATGCTTAGCAACCCATCTTTGTCGGCGTCACCTTCCTCCATCATCATCTTCACGTCTTCCTCACTCAGGTTGTACCCGAGCGAGCCCACGATCCCCCCAACCTCAGCTGACGAGATCAACCCGTCGTTGTCCGCATCGAATGCCCTAAACGCTTCTATTAGGTTGAAGATGTGGCTGAGAGCCTCGGTGTCGACCAAGAGAGATCCGGCTTGAGCCATGGTTTGTATGAGTGTTGGGATATGAGTGTACTGCAAGATAGACTTAGGCATGtatttatctatatatatatgtgtgtacaGGTAGGTCAAGAGTGTTAGTGTTTGGGTGCATAAAGAATAATGTGAAAGGAGAAGAAAAGTAAGTTGTGAAATCTTATGCGGTTCAATTATTCATCCACTTTAAGGAATGAGATTCCTCCCTAAATTACTTCAAACTGTTCACATCTCTATTTATTCATTAAAGTTGGCATATGATTCCCACGCACAGCATATGAGGTAGATGCCCAAAATGTAAATCTTTATCTTTGATAGTTTGTATTGTAATTATTTGAACGGTTGCAATTTGATATTGTTTCATGCTAAAATTAAAGTTAGATTTTCTTTGATCACTTTTTATACAATATGGAGAAGGAATGTGAATTATTGATTATTATAGCCCAATAATAGAgaaaacaatattttatttcttatataATATTAGATCATCTCATTTTTATTTTGGGATATTGAGGTAAATAAACTCTCAATCTTATTATTCAATTGAAAGGTAAAATCTCATATAAATGATTAGAAGTACTAAACATTCAGCGGAAGCTAAAGGATCTAAGTAACATACTATGCGCATATAACTACAAGATTAAACATGTGTACTTAAAATAGAGAGTTAGTAGCTATAAAATAGAGAGTTAGTAGCTATACGTATCTTTGTAGCTCAAATACAGTATCGATTTAATGTCAAATCTGATCTCGAGCACAGTTCTCTACAAAAAATAAGGGAATCTTCCGACGCATAAAATCATCAGAAAACATACTAAAAAGCGTCAGGGCTAAAGTCGAGAGATTTTTCCGACGTCGAAAAATGCAGCGTCGAGTGTTGCAGTAGTACAACTCCCGACGTAGGGAGTTtgattatatttaaaaaaaacacctTCCTAATTTTTGAACCCACAAACATTTCAGAGAAAAAAACCATAAAAGTGTATTGCCTTTGTGCTGCAGGAAACAAAAGAACATGAAtcagttttcaaaattttgaataGAGCCCACTTACATTTGCTCTTCTTCACCATCTTCGGGCATCTTGTAAATGGCCTGCGCATTATCTTCTTTCCAACTAgaataaaaaattgtaaattttaattaatcaaaCATTGCAATTTCAGGCAAAAGAAACACAAGCCATAAAAGAAATTACTAATTTCCAGATGCCTTCAAACGGTAGAAGAAGAAAGAGTACAGTACAACAATCGAAATCTAAAAAGTAGAAGAGGAACACAAAGTGTTAGGTCGGTGGCGGCGACACTAAGCCAAAGGAAACACAATCACCTTATGACGTCAGGAGTttgattattttgattttgtgtGAGAGTGTCACCTATTcaactaaatataaatattaagtctatcaatgatatgactattattttttttatgtactTTCGTGTTTTTCTTTCTACGCCGACAGTTAGTTGCAACCATTATTTTCATGAGGAGGTCTTATTCTCTGCAACCACATACTTTAGGATTTTGGTGAATTTTGTGGAGGTCTAGGAGGAGGCTGTGTTGGAAGTGTGATGAATATatcccaaataaataatcaccaaatagaatatttgagagcaaacaaaaaattattgaaagacttttttatgtatattcaactcacacttggatgatttagattacaacatttcaatcTTATTTATAGGATTATCATGAGAATAACTCATATCACActtaaatacaacaaattaaatttcACTTAAATAATGTGAAACTCTTACTATATTAACTCTAACATTTTAACTCTCACCTCCTTTAATTTCTTAACTCTCATGCACATATAACTTATTcataaaacatgtttaattttcaacatcctcccttaaacatgtttttcttttaaaaactcCAAACAAAGTTCTTAAGTTGTTAAACACATTAACTTTGAGTGTCTTCGTGAAAATATCTGCAATTTGATCTTTAGTCTTCACATATTCAACTTAAACCTCTCCTTCCTTGAAATGCAATCTCTGATGAAGTGAAATCTTGTATCAATGTGTTTGCTACGATCATGGAACACAAGATTCTTTGCTAAAACAATTGTTGACTTATTATCTACATGGATCACAGTTTGGATCATCTTGCAAAATTCCAACTATCT
This region of Cucumis melo cultivar AY chromosome 7, USDA_Cmelo_AY_1.0, whole genome shotgun sequence genomic DNA includes:
- the LOC103487564 gene encoding probable calcium-binding protein CML29, giving the protein MPKSILQYTHIPTLIQTMAQAGSLLVDTEALSHIFNLIEAFRAFDADNDGLISSAEVGGIVGSLGYNLSEEDVKMMMEEGDADKDGLLSMGEFLEMNAKNMEVGELGSYLKIALEALKADGDDLVSGEELYDVFVNLGLDVSLEDSMAIVASLDGDGDGAMFLHDFKLIVNSLH